From the Solea senegalensis isolate Sse05_10M linkage group LG16, IFAPA_SoseM_1, whole genome shotgun sequence genome, one window contains:
- the vti1b gene encoding vesicle transport through interaction with t-SNAREs homolog 1B, producing the protein MSSEEFEKLDDIYKSLYEELKLIPEKALKSYGEERKRLVRSFDERQGEAEEVLQGMEEELRGAPSSYRNSMTAKLRLHRRDLAKLQRDMKNSASSFGSSSQPVGGSHHGIYSSQNQQSTHLQSQRALLLQGNDSLNHASQSIERSQRIAAETDQIGTDIIEELGEQREQLDRSRNRLVNTGENLSRSRKILRSMSRRLVTNKLLLGVIILMELAILGAVIYLKFFRR; encoded by the exons ATGTCGTCGGAAGAGTTCGAGAAGTTGGACGACATCTACAAATCACTTTACGAGGAGCTAAAGCTAATTCCAGAGAAAGCGCTGAAAAGCTATGGAG aggagaggaagaggttGGTGAGGAGCTTCGATGAGAGACAGGGGGAGGCTGAGGAAGTG TTGCAAGGAATGGAAGAGGAGCTGCGTGGTGCTCCTTCTTCCTATCGAAATTCGATGACAGCAAAACTGCGGCTGCACCGTCGTGATCTGGCTAAACTACAGAGGGACATGAAAAACTCTGCTTCGAGCTTTGGCTCCTCTTCACAGCCAGTGGGAGGAAGTCATCATGGCATCTATTCATCTCAAAACCAGCAAAGT ACACACCTTCAGTCCCAGAGAGCCTTGCTCCTCCAGGGCAATGATTCTCTGAACCATGCGAGCCAGAGCATTGAACGCAGCCAACGCATCGCTGCAGAGACGGATCAGATCGGTACAGACATTATCGAGGAGCTGGGAGAGCAGCGAGAACAGCTGGACCGAAGCAGAAACAGA ttgGTGAACACCGGAGAAAACCTCAGTCGAAGTCGGAAAATCCTTCGTTCCATGTCTCGACG gTTGGTGACAAATAAGTTACTTCTTGGTGTAATCATTTTAATGGAGCTGGCCATCCTGGGTGCTGTGATCTACCTGAAGTTCTTCAGACGATGA
- the rdh12 gene encoding retinol dehydrogenase 12 has translation MVLLLIIAGLGVVTLLVILFAPHIRKYAAGGVCTSSARLDGKTVLITGANTGIGKETAQVLAVRGARVIMACRDVEKGEEAAASIRAANPKAQVEVRKLDLADTCSIRAFAQDFLREVDRLHILINNAGVMMCPYSKTTDGFEMHIGVNHLGHFLLTYLLIGLLKNSAPARIIVVSSLAHYFGWIRFHDLHSQGSYNGGLAYCQSKVANLLFTRELARRLQGTNVTVNAVHPGTVNSDLTRHSTLMMLFMSVFSVFIKTPSEGAQTSIYCAAAEELHSVSGKYFSDCAPASVAPQGRNDETAKRLWDVSCELLGIEWH, from the exons ATGGTGCTTCTACTGATCATCGCAGGGCTCGGAGTTGTCACGTTACTGGTGATTTTATTTGCACCTCATATAAG GAAATATGCGGCAGGAGGAGTGTGCACGTCCTCTGCTCGTCTGGATGGGAAGACGGTCCTCATCACTGGAGCCAACACAGGGATTGGGAAGGAGACAGCTCAGGTTTTGGCAGTGCGAG GGGCCCGGGTGATTATGGCATGTCGGGACGTGGAAAAGGGCGAGGAGGCTGCGGCCAGTATACGAGCGGCCAACCCTAAAGCACAAGTGGAGGTTCGCAAACTTGACTTGGCAGATACCTGCTCGATACGTGCCTTTGCACAGGATTTCCTGAGAG AGGTCGACCGCCTTCATATCCTCATCAACAACGCCGGGGTGATGATGTGTCCTTACTCTAAAACCACTGATGGCTTTGAGATGCACATCGGAGTCAATCACTTGG gtcacttcctgttgacGTACCTCCTGATTGGGCTGCTGAAAAACAGCGCACCGGCCCGAATCATCGTGGTGTCGTCGCTCGCACACTACTTTGGCTGGATCCGCTTCCATGACCTCCACAGCCAGGGCAGCTACAACGGCGGATTAGCGTACTGCCAGAGTAAAGTGGCAAATCTGCTGTTCACCAGAGAGTTGGCTCGTCGACTCCAAG GTACCAACGTGACAGTGAACGCGGTCCATCCGGGCACGGTGAACTCTGACCTGACCAGACACTCGACTCTCATGATGCTGTTCATGTCAGTCTTCTCCGTGTTCATAAAAACCCCATCAGAAGGAGCACAGACCAGCATATACTGCGCTGCAGCAGAAGAGCTCCACTCTGTGTCTGGGAAATACTTCAG TGACTGCGCGCCTGCCTCTGTGGCTCCACAGGGAAGAAATGACGAGACGGCAAAAAGACTGTGGGACGTCAGTTGTGAGCTTCTTGGTATCGAGTGGCACTGA